One Aster yellows witches'-broom phytoplasma AYWB DNA segment encodes these proteins:
- the hisS gene encoding histidine--tRNA ligase encodes MFSKIKGTHDLMLDKMVCWQKVENHIRTLFAKYHLQEIRTPIIEYRGVFDRAAQHSEMVSKETYTFTDKKGRFITLRPEGTAGVIRSYVENKLDKTSQLHKFFYYGPFFRYERPQKGRYRQFHQVGVEILGQSSPFLDVEVIFLAYKTLKSLGICDITVKINSLGCKTTYNNYLQVFKNYLQTHYQQLCPLCQERFEKNILRIWDCKNCNNEPFLKQAPRIFDHLVEDAKVRFLQVLEGLKQMNVNFELCHDLVRGLDYYTNSVFEIVYNNEQGHQAVLGGGGCYDNLVTLFRGSPSPGIGFALGMERLMSILATRSFCNKNILPSLDAFILVSEPQFFYQGLELATTLRHQGFSADLNYKFLSFSKSLKQALKKQPLYLLILGPKEFANNQITIKNTYTQQQTTILQKDVVSYLQNNKELNYIHEN; translated from the coding sequence ATGTTTTCTAAAATTAAAGGTACTCATGATTTGATGTTGGATAAAATGGTTTGTTGGCAAAAAGTAGAAAATCACATTCGCACTTTATTTGCTAAGTATCATTTGCAAGAAATAAGAACTCCTATAATTGAATATCGTGGTGTTTTTGATAGAGCAGCTCAACATTCAGAAATGGTTTCCAAAGAAACTTACACTTTTACAGATAAAAAAGGACGTTTTATTACTTTGCGTCCCGAAGGAACTGCTGGTGTTATTCGTAGTTATGTGGAAAATAAATTAGATAAAACTTCACAATTACACAAGTTTTTTTATTATGGACCTTTTTTTCGCTATGAAAGACCTCAAAAAGGTCGCTATCGTCAATTTCATCAAGTAGGAGTAGAAATTTTAGGACAATCAAGCCCTTTTTTAGATGTAGAAGTAATTTTTCTTGCCTATAAAACCCTTAAATCATTAGGGATTTGTGATATTACTGTGAAAATTAATTCTTTGGGATGCAAAACTACATACAATAATTATTTACAAGTTTTTAAAAACTATTTACAAACACATTATCAACAATTATGTCCTTTATGCCAAGAAAGATTTGAAAAAAATATTTTGCGTATTTGGGATTGTAAAAATTGTAATAATGAACCTTTTTTAAAGCAAGCACCACGCATTTTTGACCACCTTGTTGAGGATGCTAAAGTTCGTTTTTTACAAGTTTTAGAAGGGCTTAAACAAATGAATGTTAATTTTGAATTGTGTCATGATTTAGTCCGTGGGCTTGATTATTATACTAATAGTGTTTTTGAAATTGTTTACAATAACGAACAAGGACATCAAGCAGTTTTGGGTGGCGGTGGTTGTTATGATAATTTAGTTACTTTATTTAGAGGAAGTCCTTCGCCTGGTATTGGATTCGCCTTAGGTATGGAACGCTTAATGTCAATTCTAGCCACCCGTTCTTTTTGTAACAAAAATATCTTACCTTCTTTAGATGCCTTTATATTAGTTAGTGAGCCACAATTTTTTTATCAAGGTCTTGAACTTGCAACAACTCTCCGCCATCAAGGTTTTTCCGCTGATCTTAATTATAAGTTTTTATCTTTTTCCAAAAGTCTTAAACAAGCCTTAAAAAAACAACCTCTTTATCTTTTAATTCTGGGACCAAAAGAATTTGCCAATAATCAAATTACAATCAAAAATACTTACACCCAACAGCAAACCACCATATTACAAAAAGATGTTGTTTCTTATTTACAAAACAACAAGGAGTTAAATTATATTCATGAAAACTAA
- a CDS encoding RelA/SpoT family protein, with the protein MILNSDLTLEKDTLYQDLMVVIFKNIQDATILQKITKAYLFAKEKHHGQKRFTGEPYIIHPCAVTKILAQLNSEPNTLMAGLLHDVLEDANATMEDLTSLFGEDVAYLVYQATKLTKIAFHKNQGHADNQQKMFLAMAKDIRVVIVKIADRLHNMQTLNVMTSEKQLRIAKETLEIHAPLTHRLGLFEIKSQLEDLSLRYVFPQEYYRVSNLIRLKKQQREESIAKIITNIKSLLDSHQLKNYTIKGRVKNIYSIYKKIVKRKVSFEEIFDLLAIRIIVPTVDLCYQCLGIIHGHFSPLPLRFKDYIAVPKPNLYQSLHTTVLTKDGSLFEMQIRTQEMDEIAEKGIAAHWAYKENKTYSQEAKQLELAKKLRWYRELVKITIDAKNHPEETPKEFVDAIKNDILSDNVYVFTPTQEVFELPKGSTPIDFAFRIHSAVGSKMTAAIINGQIAPIDYQLKNGDIISIKTNKNILSVNKDWLRMVKTTHAKRKIKGFLKKDIKENKTEYLAEIQKGKDIIEKELTANKIEISLLDNNFVQKHFERYNIQTLNDFYYEIAKKQLNPKSLINKLLVLAKETLSQNILQKQMAKSHVKLKHQSETGVIIEGLSNPKLKLASCCTPVYNDEILGFVTKGRGIIVHRKECNNLAQCDEKRLITASWQKDYTIAKYPAWISIIASTKDILVQQIINKINSFNLSILEFNVINKQKLETIIKIRILIANTKELNNLITNLYKISQIYKIQRINN; encoded by the coding sequence ATGATTTTAAATTCCGATTTAACTTTAGAAAAAGATACATTATATCAAGATTTAATGGTTGTGATTTTCAAAAATATTCAAGATGCCACCATTTTGCAAAAAATTACTAAAGCCTATCTTTTTGCCAAAGAAAAACATCACGGGCAAAAACGTTTTACAGGAGAACCATATATTATTCATCCTTGTGCAGTGACTAAAATTTTGGCACAATTAAACAGCGAACCCAATACTTTAATGGCGGGTTTACTCCACGACGTTTTGGAAGATGCTAATGCTACTATGGAAGATTTAACTTCTTTGTTTGGAGAAGATGTAGCTTATTTAGTTTATCAGGCAACCAAACTTACCAAAATTGCTTTTCACAAAAATCAAGGACATGCTGATAATCAACAAAAAATGTTTTTAGCGATGGCGAAAGACATTAGAGTTGTTATTGTAAAGATTGCTGACCGCTTGCACAATATGCAAACTTTAAATGTGATGACTTCAGAAAAACAATTACGCATTGCTAAAGAAACCTTAGAAATTCACGCTCCTTTAACACATCGTTTAGGACTTTTTGAAATTAAATCACAATTAGAAGATTTGTCTCTAAGATATGTTTTTCCTCAAGAATATTACCGTGTTTCTAATTTAATTCGTTTAAAAAAACAACAACGTGAAGAATCAATTGCCAAAATTATTACTAATATTAAATCTCTTTTAGACAGCCACCAACTCAAAAATTACACTATTAAAGGACGCGTCAAAAATATTTATAGCATTTATAAAAAAATTGTTAAAAGAAAAGTTAGTTTTGAAGAAATCTTTGACCTTTTAGCTATCCGAATTATTGTTCCTACCGTTGATTTGTGTTATCAATGTTTAGGGATTATTCACGGTCATTTTTCGCCATTGCCCCTAAGATTTAAAGACTATATTGCAGTTCCTAAACCCAATCTTTATCAATCTTTGCACACAACTGTTTTAACTAAGGATGGTTCTTTGTTTGAAATGCAAATAAGAACTCAAGAAATGGATGAAATTGCTGAAAAAGGAATTGCTGCTCACTGGGCTTATAAAGAAAATAAAACTTATTCCCAAGAAGCTAAACAATTAGAACTTGCCAAAAAATTAAGATGGTATCGAGAATTAGTTAAAATTACTATTGATGCCAAAAATCATCCTGAAGAAACACCCAAAGAATTTGTAGATGCTATTAAAAATGATATTTTAAGTGATAATGTCTATGTTTTTACTCCTACTCAAGAAGTATTTGAACTTCCCAAAGGTTCTACTCCCATTGATTTTGCCTTTCGTATTCATTCCGCAGTAGGAAGCAAAATGACAGCAGCTATTATTAATGGGCAAATTGCACCAATTGATTATCAACTAAAAAATGGCGATATTATTTCGATTAAAACCAATAAAAATATTTTATCAGTTAATAAAGACTGGTTGCGTATGGTAAAAACAACACACGCTAAAAGAAAAATTAAAGGTTTTTTAAAGAAAGATATCAAAGAAAATAAAACTGAATATTTAGCAGAAATTCAAAAAGGAAAAGATATTATTGAAAAAGAATTAACCGCCAATAAAATTGAAATTTCCTTACTTGATAATAATTTTGTCCAAAAACATTTTGAGCGCTATAATATTCAAACTCTTAACGATTTTTATTATGAAATTGCTAAAAAACAATTAAATCCTAAGTCATTAATTAATAAATTGCTTGTTTTAGCCAAAGAAACTTTAAGTCAAAATATTTTGCAAAAACAAATGGCAAAATCTCATGTTAAACTCAAACATCAAAGTGAGACAGGTGTTATTATTGAAGGTCTTAGTAATCCTAAATTAAAATTGGCAAGTTGTTGTACCCCTGTTTATAACGACGAAATCCTAGGATTTGTCACTAAAGGAAGAGGCATTATTGTGCATCGCAAGGAATGTAATAATTTAGCTCAATGTGATGAAAAAAGACTAATTACTGCTTCATGGCAAAAAGATTACACTATTGCTAAATATCCTGCTTGGATTAGCATTATTGCTTCTACCAAAGATATTTTAGTGCAACAAATTATTAATAAAATCAATAGTTTTAATTTAAGTATTTTAGAATTTAATGTTATTAATAAACAAAAATTAGAAACAATTATTAAGATTAGGATTTTAATAGCTAATACTAAAGAATTAAATAATTTAATTACTAATTTATATAAAATTTCACAAATTTATAAAATTCAAAGAATCAATAATTAA
- the mnmA gene encoding tRNA 2-thiouridine(34) synthase MnmA, translated as MHNKLKKEKEQKMTKVVVGLSGGVDSAVAAFLLKKQGYLVEAVFMRNWDSNLNFDIQGNPTLNDICPQELDYKDALKVSEQLGIKLHRVDFIEEYWQKVFMSFIKAFENNLTPNPDILCNNEIKFRAFIEYVTTKLAPRYIAMGHYANIIYETFSEQKLFPQLACAVDQNKDQTYFLSQLATKQLQNILFPLGNLTKQEVRQIALENNLINATKKDSTGICFIGERNFFQFLSNYLPAQKGDIKTLDGTFLAHHKGVMYYTIGQRKNLGLGDFSSQKPWFVVGKHLQTNTLYVEQGNTHPYLYSDKALISDIVWRGKKTNLHLQAKMRYRQPNQDVILTWIDQNTLEIYYPQTIKAVTPGQICAFYNNNICCGAGVIKEVYFQGTKRLYT; from the coding sequence ATACATAACAAACTAAAAAAAGAAAAGGAGCAAAAAATGACAAAAGTTGTTGTTGGTTTATCAGGAGGAGTTGATAGTGCCGTTGCTGCTTTTCTTTTAAAAAAACAAGGTTATTTGGTAGAAGCAGTTTTTATGCGTAATTGGGATAGCAATCTTAATTTTGATATCCAAGGCAATCCCACTTTAAATGACATATGCCCGCAAGAACTAGATTATAAAGATGCCTTAAAAGTGTCTGAACAACTAGGAATTAAGTTACATCGTGTTGATTTTATTGAAGAATATTGGCAAAAAGTATTTATGTCTTTTATAAAAGCCTTTGAAAATAATCTTACTCCAAATCCCGATATTTTGTGTAATAATGAAATTAAATTTAGAGCTTTCATTGAGTATGTAACAACAAAACTTGCCCCTCGATATATTGCTATGGGACATTATGCTAACATCATATATGAAACTTTTTCGGAACAAAAATTATTTCCACAACTTGCTTGTGCTGTGGATCAAAACAAAGATCAAACTTATTTTTTATCACAACTAGCAACTAAACAATTACAAAATATTTTGTTTCCTTTGGGTAATCTCACCAAACAAGAAGTACGCCAAATTGCTTTAGAAAATAATTTAATTAATGCCACTAAAAAAGATTCCACAGGGATTTGTTTTATTGGTGAAAGAAATTTTTTTCAATTCCTAAGCAACTATTTACCCGCTCAAAAAGGTGATATTAAAACTTTGGATGGTACTTTTTTAGCACATCACAAAGGAGTAATGTATTATACTATAGGGCAACGCAAAAATTTAGGTTTGGGTGATTTTTCCAGCCAAAAACCTTGGTTTGTCGTGGGAAAACACCTTCAAACTAACACTTTATACGTAGAACAAGGCAACACACATCCTTATTTATACAGCGACAAAGCCTTAATTAGTGATATTGTTTGGCGCGGTAAAAAAACCAATCTGCACTTGCAAGCCAAAATGCGTTACCGCCAACCCAATCAAGATGTTATTTTAACTTGGATAGACCAAAATACCTTAGAAATTTATTATCCTCAAACAATTAAAGCAGTAACTCCAGGGCAAATATGTGCTTTTTATAATAATAATATTTGTTGTGGTGCAGGTGTTATTAAAGAAGTTTATTTTCAAGGCACAAAAAGATTATACACTTAA
- a CDS encoding nitrilase-related carbon-nitrogen hydrolase has protein sequence MYKNGSIKIELASPPLTVGNPLKNAYSMQNVLKKSKASFVLFPELCLSSYTAGDLFFETNFLEQNFQALDWLLKNNSFEGVYILGMPLALHEVLFNVAVIIQKDKILGITPKKTIPNYKEFSEKRWFQSGKTCESQYIQILGQTVPFGDVLFINSQFDLIFGVEICQDLWTVFSPGDLLSLNGAHLIFNLSASTDHIGKLDLRKNAVLDHSRKQIGGYFYTSSGITESTVDNLFSNHKMAALLGEMVSEKDLFNQDVSLVVDVCVDLIKFQRRIDTTYGDQRIGKQHPFLKAYFELKETPHYYFEKPINQTPFIPQSNVASHLKLANEIQVLALKTKLSNLNAKIIVEITENIKDLLTLVVAFQSFSLLQKPLEDLIVILNPLLFSNPTHYQLLKDFLQTKGVCHICESGFLNKKDLLAFLGLDKIDATNNTSATNETNKIATLVKNVNNISILSNELASCTKDLDQVFLKELASQTQKFLLLENNNFSDMALGKNNPRSHYDHIYNVNAGVPNVLVKELLLYHLENNHLQIAPSLKKLYQKLAQENINQKLIIEDFILCCHIKKGFTKTKIAWLLQIAFDLSQEKSNQLVVSYLKTFYQNQFKRQNVAPGPKVLENSLSPRNEFLLPIYLQRQE, from the coding sequence ATGTACAAAAACGGTTCTATTAAAATTGAATTAGCAAGTCCTCCTTTAACAGTAGGCAATCCCTTAAAAAATGCTTATAGTATGCAAAATGTTCTAAAAAAAAGTAAAGCCAGTTTTGTTTTGTTCCCTGAACTTTGTTTAAGTAGTTATACAGCAGGAGATCTTTTTTTTGAAACTAATTTTTTAGAACAAAATTTTCAAGCTTTAGATTGGCTTTTAAAAAATAATTCTTTTGAAGGAGTCTATATTTTAGGTATGCCTCTTGCTTTGCATGAAGTTTTATTTAATGTAGCAGTTATCATTCAAAAAGATAAAATATTAGGAATAACCCCTAAAAAAACTATTCCCAATTATAAAGAATTTAGTGAAAAAAGATGGTTTCAATCAGGTAAAACCTGTGAATCCCAATACATCCAAATTTTGGGTCAAACAGTTCCTTTTGGAGATGTTTTATTTATTAATTCTCAATTTGATCTTATTTTTGGAGTAGAAATTTGTCAAGATTTATGGACTGTCTTTTCTCCTGGCGATCTACTTTCCTTAAATGGGGCTCATTTAATTTTTAACCTTTCTGCTTCAACTGATCACATAGGCAAACTTGATTTAAGAAAAAATGCCGTTCTTGATCATTCGCGCAAACAAATTGGAGGCTATTTTTACACCAGTAGCGGAATTACTGAATCCACTGTTGATAATTTATTTTCTAACCACAAAATGGCTGCTTTGTTAGGCGAAATGGTCTCCGAAAAAGATTTATTTAATCAAGATGTAAGTTTAGTAGTTGATGTTTGTGTTGATTTAATTAAATTTCAAAGAAGAATTGATACTACTTATGGTGACCAAAGAATAGGTAAACAACATCCTTTTTTAAAAGCTTATTTTGAACTTAAAGAAACACCTCATTATTATTTTGAAAAACCAATCAATCAAACGCCTTTTATTCCTCAATCAAATGTTGCTTCGCACTTAAAATTGGCAAACGAAATTCAAGTATTAGCACTTAAAACCAAACTTAGCAATTTGAACGCCAAAATAATTGTAGAAATTACTGAAAATATTAAAGATTTATTAACTTTAGTAGTTGCTTTTCAAAGTTTTTCCTTATTGCAAAAACCATTAGAAGATTTAATTGTAATCCTAAATCCACTTCTTTTTTCTAACCCAACTCATTATCAACTCCTCAAAGATTTTTTACAAACTAAAGGAGTTTGTCACATTTGTGAAAGTGGTTTTTTAAATAAAAAAGATTTGTTAGCCTTTTTGGGACTTGACAAAATTGATGCCACAAACAACACAAGCGCAACAAATGAAACAAACAAAATAGCTACTTTAGTCAAAAATGTTAACAACATTTCTATTTTATCAAACGAGCTTGCTTCTTGTACCAAAGACCTAGATCAAGTTTTTTTAAAGGAATTGGCTTCCCAAACGCAAAAGTTTTTGTTGTTAGAAAATAATAATTTTTCGGATATGGCTTTAGGAAAAAACAATCCTCGTAGTCATTATGACCACATTTATAATGTCAATGCTGGTGTTCCTAACGTTTTAGTTAAAGAATTATTACTTTATCATTTAGAAAACAACCATTTACAAATTGCACCTTCCTTAAAAAAATTATATCAAAAATTAGCACAAGAAAACATTAATCAAAAATTAATTATAGAAGATTTTATTCTTTGTTGCCACATCAAAAAAGGTTTTACCAAAACCAAAATTGCTTGGTTATTACAAATTGCCTTTGATTTGAGTCAAGAAAAAAGCAATCAATTAGTTGTTTCATATCTTAAAACTTTTTATCAAAACCAATTTAAAAGACAAAATGTGGCACCAGGTCCTAAAGTTTTAGAAAATAGTCTTTCGCCCAGAAATGAATTTTTGCTTCCTATTTATCTACAAAGACAAGAATAA
- a CDS encoding immunodominant membrane protein precursor translates to MQNQKTQKSLIAKVLVLFAAVSLMFVGVQVFANNVIDLNSATLPSGTDKLTFKSDEEAKQIVSIVKALKAAKVDKIYTDVLTDENVDVTVDVADTNAKKVIVKAKTTKPDVVTGGVTYTYVVDAGKGVSTTSWYKSWWFLTLVAVTVVAAIGGGVFFVKKNKKN, encoded by the coding sequence ATGCAAAATCAAAAAACTCAAAAATCTTTAATTGCTAAAGTTTTAGTTTTATTTGCTGCTGTTTCTTTAATGTTTGTTGGCGTTCAAGTTTTTGCTAATAATGTTATCGATTTAAATTCAGCAACATTACCATCAGGAACTGACAAACTTACTTTTAAATCAGATGAAGAAGCTAAACAAATAGTTTCAATTGTTAAAGCTTTAAAAGCTGCTAAAGTAGATAAAATTTATACTGATGTTTTAACAGATGAAAATGTTGATGTTACAGTTGATGTAGCCGATACAAATGCAAAAAAAGTAATAGTTAAAGCTAAAACTACGAAACCTGATGTTGTTACAGGTGGAGTAACTTACACTTATGTAGTTGACGCTGGTAAAGGTGTTTCTACTACATCTTGGTACAAATCATGGTGGTTTTTAACATTAGTAGCTGTTACAGTTGTTGCTGCTATTGGTGGTGGCGTTTTCTTTGTTAAAAAAAACAAAAAAAACTAA
- the groL gene encoding chaperonin GroEL (60 kDa chaperone family; promotes refolding of misfolded polypeptides especially under stressful conditions; forms two stacked rings of heptamers to form a barrel-shaped 14mer; ends can be capped by GroES; misfolded proteins enter the barrel where they are refolded when GroES binds): MSKKILYGKEARKALLQGVDAIANTVKVTLGPKGRNVILEKAYESPAIVNDGVSIAKEIELKNPYQNMGAKLVYEVASKTNDKAGDGTTTATVLAQSMIHRGFDAIDAGANPVLVKEGIELASLTVAKKLLAKSKKVDDQEDIQNVASVSSGSQEIGKIIAQAMQKVGKDGVINVDESKGFETELEVVEGLQYDKGYASPYFVSDRESMTVHLENALVLVTDHKISTVQEIVPILEEVVKASRPLLIVAEAVENEVLGVLVANKLRGTFNVVVTNAPGFGDNQKEMLKDIAVLTKANFVFKDLNMKLADLKMDDLGNINKVIIKKDNTTLISNSKSPELEKRIQLLKTQIKNSTSDYETKNLQERLAKLSGGVALIKVGAATDTELKDKKLRIEDALNATKAAITEGIVVGGGKALVEVYQELKDTLVSDNKEVQQGIDLVVQSLLVPTYQIAYNAGFSGKDVVKQQLLQPSNFGFNAKEGKYVCLLKEGIIDPTKVTRQAVINAASISALMITTEAAVVSFKENKDNNFDLGTQE, translated from the coding sequence ATGAGTAAAAAAATACTTTATGGCAAAGAAGCAAGAAAAGCTTTATTACAAGGAGTAGATGCAATTGCAAATACTGTTAAAGTTACTTTAGGACCTAAAGGACGTAATGTTATTTTAGAAAAAGCCTACGAGTCGCCCGCTATTGTAAATGATGGTGTTTCTATTGCAAAAGAAATTGAATTAAAAAATCCTTATCAAAATATGGGAGCAAAGTTAGTATATGAAGTGGCTTCTAAAACTAACGATAAAGCAGGAGATGGAACAACTACAGCAACTGTTTTGGCACAAAGTATGATTCATCGTGGTTTTGATGCAATTGATGCAGGAGCTAATCCTGTTTTAGTAAAAGAAGGAATTGAGTTAGCTTCATTAACAGTTGCAAAAAAACTTTTAGCTAAATCTAAAAAAGTAGACGACCAAGAAGATATTCAAAATGTGGCTTCTGTTTCATCAGGTAGTCAAGAAATTGGTAAAATCATTGCCCAAGCGATGCAAAAAGTAGGTAAAGATGGAGTTATTAATGTTGATGAATCCAAAGGTTTTGAAACAGAATTAGAAGTTGTTGAAGGATTGCAGTACGATAAAGGATATGCTTCTCCTTATTTTGTCTCTGATAGAGAAAGTATGACAGTACATTTAGAAAATGCGTTAGTTTTAGTAACTGATCATAAAATTAGCACCGTGCAAGAAATTGTACCTATTTTGGAAGAAGTAGTAAAAGCATCTAGACCTTTGTTAATTGTAGCTGAAGCAGTGGAAAATGAAGTTTTAGGGGTTTTGGTAGCTAATAAATTAAGAGGAACTTTTAATGTAGTTGTAACTAATGCTCCTGGTTTTGGCGATAATCAAAAAGAAATGTTAAAAGATATTGCAGTACTTACAAAAGCTAATTTTGTTTTTAAAGATCTTAATATGAAATTAGCAGATTTAAAAATGGATGATTTAGGAAATATCAATAAAGTTATTATTAAAAAAGATAATACTACTTTGATAAGCAATTCTAAAAGTCCTGAATTAGAAAAACGTATTCAATTATTAAAAACCCAAATTAAAAATTCTACTTCTGATTATGAAACTAAAAATTTGCAAGAAAGATTAGCTAAATTATCAGGAGGAGTTGCCTTAATTAAAGTTGGGGCTGCAACTGATACTGAATTAAAAGATAAAAAATTACGTATTGAAGATGCTCTTAATGCTACTAAAGCTGCTATTACTGAGGGAATTGTAGTTGGTGGTGGAAAAGCTTTAGTTGAGGTCTATCAAGAATTAAAAGATACTTTAGTATCTGATAATAAAGAAGTACAACAAGGAATTGATTTGGTAGTACAAAGTCTTTTAGTGCCTACTTATCAAATTGCTTATAATGCAGGATTTTCAGGTAAAGATGTAGTAAAACAACAACTTTTACAACCCTCAAATTTTGGTTTTAATGCTAAAGAAGGTAAATATGTTTGTCTATTAAAAGAAGGCATAATTGATCCTACTAAAGTAACTCGTCAAGCTGTTATTAATGCTGCTTCTATCTCTGCTTTGATGATTACAACTGAGGCTGCTGTTGTAAGTTTTAAAGAAAATAAAGATAATAACTTTGATTTAGGGACACAAGAATAA
- a CDS encoding GroES family chaperonin produces the protein MKQKTIIPLHDNVVLKLKMEETKTASGIILALSEREKSSVGVVVGVGSKVEGLKKDDEVVYKSYSGSKVTLGEKDYLIVAVKDILAQIK, from the coding sequence ATGAAACAAAAAACAATTATCCCTTTACATGACAATGTTGTTTTAAAATTGAAAATGGAAGAAACCAAAACAGCTAGCGGAATTATTTTAGCTTTATCAGAAAGAGAAAAATCCTCTGTTGGAGTTGTTGTTGGAGTAGGTTCTAAAGTTGAAGGTTTAAAAAAAGATGACGAAGTGGTTTATAAAAGCTATTCTGGTAGCAAAGTTACTTTAGGAGAAAAAGATTATTTAATTGTTGCTGTAAAAGATATTTTGGCACAAATTAAATAA
- the rpmB gene encoding 50S ribosomal protein L28 produces MSKCYITGKTTLFGNRRSHAMNATKRIWKANLQNVKIIDENGKIQKVKISARALKKLKLQRA; encoded by the coding sequence ATGAGTAAATGTTATATAACTGGAAAAACCACCCTCTTTGGTAATCGTCGTAGCCACGCTATGAACGCAACTAAAAGAATTTGGAAAGCCAACTTACAAAATGTAAAAATTATTGACGAAAACGGCAAGATTCAAAAAGTAAAAATCTCTGCTAGGGCTTTAAAAAAGCTCAAATTACAAAGAGCCTAA
- the rpmE gene encoding 50S ribosomal protein L31, whose amino-acid sequence MKANIHPQFKTVEVSCATCGKQHPIGTTVNSIKIETCSNCHTFYTGVQTFVVKAGPVDKFNKRYGITQDQKVKKFPSNADNQKEPAEEQE is encoded by the coding sequence ATGAAAGCAAACATTCACCCTCAATTTAAAACAGTCGAAGTATCTTGTGCGACTTGTGGCAAACAACACCCAATTGGCACCACAGTTAATAGCATCAAAATAGAAACTTGTTCTAATTGCCACACTTTTTACACCGGAGTCCAAACTTTTGTAGTTAAAGCAGGCCCAGTTGACAAATTTAACAAACGTTATGGCATTACCCAAGACCAAAAAGTTAAAAAATTTCCTTCAAATGCTGATAACCAAAAAGAACCCGCCGAAGAACAAGAATAA
- a CDS encoding thymidine kinase, whose amino-acid sequence MTQKEQGQGFIEVICGPMFAGKTESLIQRRNKALKLKKKILSFKPRIDDRYSVKEEIVSHNRNNIPAILIDKSKDILTFITPEINVVIIDESQFLDNDIIAIVDYLANCNIEVIISGLELDFCGKPFGPMPYLLAIADTVTKLTSICAISGGKANRTQRLIEGKPAQSNEPVVLVGGKEYHEPRCRKHHCLADIDKTKVNWKNFANQSK is encoded by the coding sequence ATGACCCAAAAAGAACAAGGGCAAGGGTTTATTGAAGTTATTTGCGGACCAATGTTTGCAGGAAAAACAGAATCATTAATTCAACGCAGAAATAAAGCATTAAAGCTCAAAAAAAAAATTTTATCCTTCAAACCAAGAATAGATGACCGTTATTCTGTTAAAGAAGAGATAGTTTCTCACAATCGCAACAATATTCCTGCTATTTTAATTGACAAAAGCAAAGACATTCTCACATTTATTACTCCCGAAATTAATGTTGTAATAATAGATGAATCCCAATTTTTAGATAACGACATTATCGCTATTGTAGATTATTTAGCTAACTGCAATATTGAAGTTATTATATCAGGTTTAGAACTTGATTTTTGTGGAAAACCATTCGGACCAATGCCTTATTTATTAGCAATTGCAGACACCGTTACTAAATTAACTTCCATTTGTGCTATAAGTGGGGGAAAAGCTAACCGAACTCAAAGATTAATTGAAGGTAAACCTGCTCAAAGTAATGAACCTGTGGTTTTGGTAGGTGGAAAAGAATACCACGAACCTCGTTGTCGAAAACACCATTGTTTAGCAGACATTGACAAAACAAAAGTTAACTGGAAAAACTTCGCCAACCAATCTAAATAA